In the genome of Microplitis demolitor isolate Queensland-Clemson2020A chromosome 5, iyMicDemo2.1a, whole genome shotgun sequence, the window GAAACTTATGCGACGTTTCTCGTCGATTTACTCGGCATGCGACTCTTGAATCAACGGCGCTCGTCATCTTGAGATAAGCGCCGTCGATTATGCAATTGAAGAGTTGCAATTTACTTTtgatatttactattctaaataCTTGTACATAATCACTATTGACCTTACCTTCTGTGACATTTTCAACTTGTGGAGgaacataataaattcaaatgctTCTTCAATTCAGTTAtgtcttatttaaaaaaaaatatatatatacatatatatatatatgtatatcccACAAATTTTACCCGGGAAGAACAAATCATAGACGGCTATGTATGGCTTATATATGGCTCATTTAGGATCATTTGCGGCCATATATAGTTTCCaagtatgattttatatataactacGGATGGTTATATCTGGCTATACATTTCCAATTTCCCTATATGAAGCACCATATCTAGTCACCATGTATGACTCATTTTTCCTGAGTATAAGCACATTTAGAAAAATTGTActcaaagaaaattattttcaagacATTCTGTATAAAATTAGATGCAAACATTGAAATATTAACAAGCTCTATGATATCTTACACAATAAAGACCATTTTCTAGCGCAAGAAATGTTTTGCATtgtgaattgaaaacaaaaattttttagcgtaagaaattttctcccacttcaagaaaatttttgcacTGAGGAAAATATTTCTCTTCGGACAATTTAATCGGTTTTGTTAAATTCTGTTaagcaataatttatttcgaacTGAATGAATCATATCACATATAGGTCAAAATGAATCATAATAGGTTCCGTGATCGGGAATGAAAGTTGACTTTACGAATCCACTAcggacaaatttataaaagttatcaCAAGGGtcaatagatatatttatgatttgtaCAAGACTTGCAATTTACAACTTTGTATCAGCGTATGCAGCAAAATCCATAATATGTACTTACAAATCCgtcaattagtttaaaaaatatcgacgACGAAGAGTTGAAAAAATaccattttatttcattttcccCGGATAAATCATGATATGATGTACTATAATATGTTTGAGTTTGACAAGCTCATAAGAAAACAATGGCATCCAAAGCATTTGTTTCTCAGAaggtttaaaaattctttgagttttaaaataataactgcAGGTTCATCTTTTATTACAACAagtttgttcaaacaaaatttttatcttcatttttCTAGTTCTCAATATGTGCacatgtttaaataaatattaaaaacatattcAGTAATTTTGACAactaaaaccattaaaaaaatttacctgcaAGGCAAGTTCAtatgttttcaattcatagtGTGAAAATTTCTTAGGGCAAGTACGAATTTTCTTAGAGTGAGTAAAAGATTTTCgagccaagaaatccttttttttctgtgtactgaaatacaaaattttgttatttaatttttatatgaattgaaaattttttttttttacagaaactTTATCAGCAAATGTCTTAATTACAGAATGTTACAATTCTGcttaaaaaaagaaacgaaATTCTCATAGCACATCTCATGAAACTCATTTAGTTttaggataaaaaattattattataagaatagtacaataaataaattatgaaatttcgaattattaatttacagaattacgaatatttataagtatgaaaaaatttatgatattatgaataattttataacttagtatttttaaaaaactgaaaaaaattatcaacaatgaTATTTGGTACGATTGCcttcttgtatttttttcaatcgagAGATATTGTAACAAGTGCAATATTTCTCGGCAGTTTGTCTTTCTTCAAGGTtgtttgaattgaatttttttacttttaaagttCTGTGGCATTCTCCTTCAACCGAACCTTCCAAATTCTCCAAATTGTTTTCacaattaatatgaaaaaaaaaaaaaatcaaggtGTTCACCTCGACTTACAATGtagttttttataacttgAATCCATGCTATTTGAAGTTCTGCACATTCAGTGAATCCTTTACACACCTGTAGGGTATCGCTGTTGTAACATAAGGTTACAACCATAAAAAGTCAGTACTTAAAGTTCATAATATAACTTTCCAATACAATATATTGTgactgttaataaaataatatacaaatatcaCACCGACACCAAGGATTGGCAATTTAATTGAgctattttatacttttttatatttcactaatgtattgtaaatttttataatcaaatgaTTCGATCTAAGATcaaaaactgtaattttaaaataaaaaacattttttcaaattaattatattgaatttgATTAAACTATAGATCAAAACTTACCCATGGCCTTTATTAAAAGTATATCAcgtttttttagatttttgttgaaaaggaaaataatttacgaaATATGGGAACAGCTcgtctataataaattttgtccaAATTGTAGTaatattacactgtaaaaaaaaaccagaaTCCGCGGTGCGGTGTGAATGATTTAGTGTGATAATTTTGGTGTCACGCTTAAATAACCGCAGGCAAAATAACCGCGCCAAAATACCTGACGACAAAATAACCGAATAACAAAATAACCAAATGACAAAATAACCGTTTGAAagaatatttgcaaaaaattcaaatgttcaGTATGAAATTTCCGTATGTTATTAACACATACGATAACAAGCTTATGTGTCGGTTTAACGTCGAATAATCACACACAAACCCATGATAACAGGGCACAACACGGTAACAAGCAATGAACGATTATTTTGTCATTCGGTTATTTTGTCGTCGGTTATTTTGTCTTTGGTTGAACTGTTACGCaaccaaaattttcaaggcggacggtgttaaatttttgtctggATGAATAAGGACGATGACACCACGAACGGTATAAATGTTACTTTAATAGGCACACAatgaaatacaaaataataaaaataaattatcgtttgGATgcgacaataataaaaattgctcTTGTAGAAATTCCTATTctaagaattaatttatgatttaattaatatcatatcaaataaaaatacttatgtaAAGAGAATCGTTATCAACATTGAACCATAAATTACTTTATGAAGGTCGTATAAATATCAATggcaaatgtatatatgtgtatattgtTAGTCGTAATTAATTTACCTTTGATTAATATGTTAGAATGTTACTTGTAATgagtctttttatttttcattgaaagtACTTGACATTATATGTTTTCTTAGTTCAGTTAtcaattgtataatttttttaatcattagaGAAAGTTGCTTGatattgtttgaatttaaatcaataaattttaatattaaaaacagcTATTGGTTCATTTTGAATTACAAACCATATGATCGGACAATGTATGATTGTTGAGTTAACAATACCGAACGGTGTGAAAGATACACCGTGTTAAAAGTACACCACTTGATATTTCAcaccgaaaaaatttatcgccGTCCATTTACACTGGGGAGACCGTGTACAGCCCTCGGGGATCATTTTCACACCAAACATTTTTTACAGGATACTTTATAGTAAACTTTAATTCATGAGATTCAATTCAACTCAAAGTCATaggttaataatattttttttcgatttttcagtactaatattaattaagttgTGTCAATATAAGAATTAGATACGTatagtacactgtaaaaaatttttagacacGATGTAGTGTAAATGACTTGGTGTAAAAATTGTGATGTGAAAATTACACCAAGTATCGTATCAAATTTAGGCGgcgtgaattaaaaatttttacaccgtcAAAGGTGTAAATgtgtaatttatgataattttgcgttacgaaaaataatcatgtAAATAATGAAGGGTtcaaaatactatttaatatccaaataaaattaatatacttattGATAAAGtagttaaaaatgtttaatgaTCATTTGTTGCTCATTAACTAAAATCATAAAGAGGAACATGGAATGTTGTAAAAAGGGTAGATTACACCCTGTTAAAATTACATGGATGCATTATTTACATGGAGCATTTTTTTCGACGTTACTTCACATCACACGGCCGTGCAAATTTCTCGGGTGCCACTTCTacaccgaaatttttttcagtgtccTGACATTCGTTACGGTatgaaatcattttaaaatatataattaatccataaagaaattataaattcatttttttcttttattattaatttacatttatacattACAAAAGATATTTAGCAGATGttgaatttgttatttttatatgaataatttcagtattttctgtttatagaaaaaatgagTATTCATATTTTCTATTATCTCGGGTATAGTTATcacatttaaatttgttgtGAGGAGACAATAAATTGctcaaaaattatgataaacaaaattgttattaaaagcTTGCTGCTTTAAATGATGAAtgtattatatgaaaaaaaaaattatatatatatatatatatatatatatatattttgataatctattaagcaattaaatttattagaacttattttttaataccatAATTAATCATCCTCTGtgatatgatttattttttacttgaactTCATCCTGCTGAGTTTCATCAGTTTGATCTTGAGCTTTACCTCTACTACTGTTTCCAAATCTCCCACGAGTTCCTGGTCTAGATGAGGACTCACTGTTggaattacttttatttcttccATTTGATGccctataataaaaataatttttgttattaacattcatatttaaatacatattatttgtcatattttttatatcttttactTTGATTTTGTAGTAGATTCAACTGATGAATGTGTCGTCGTTTCTTTATAAGTACCAGCTTGAGCTCGTCGTCTTTTTAAAGCAGCTAGAAGATCTTCATTCgttctagaataaaaaaaaaacattttcattaTGTTTTgtatcagataaaaaaaaacataaaactaataaaaaattattaatacctGAATGATCTCATGATACCTCCAGCCCGAAGTTTTTTTGATGGCTCTGTTGTAGTGGTTAGGGTTTCTTCTTGTTCGGCATTTTCATCAGCTGATTCATCGCCATCTTCACCCTCTTCTTCGACATCTTGTTCAACTGGTTTAAGTGTAGTGGTTGttgtcttaaaaaataataaaaattataaatttatactataCTTTAAcagaatataaatttgatataaaa includes:
- the LOC103576099 gene encoding uncharacterized protein LOC103576099 — its product is MRSTIFLLLAFYLISCALAETQYDDDEYVEEPEPVVTQAPAKPASRLGSLLSPRGRTPIGRKPSTTTTTTLKPVEQDVEEEGEDGDESADENAEQEETLTTTTEPSKKLRAGGIMRSFRTNEDLLAALKRRRAQAGTYKETTTHSSVESTTKSKASNGRNKSNSNSESSSRPGTRGRFGNSSRGKAQDQTDETQQDEVQVKNKSYHRG